The DNA region TACAATGTGCAACAAAAAAATCGGTGATGCTAAGGCTTACAAACCAATTTCTGACTCTATATCAATCCGTTTATCTGCTTTGTGTTTTTTCATTTAATTCCTATCCGTCTGGATCTATCTGAATCCGATTAAAAACTGCTCCTATAGCATGACGCCATGTGCAAGTAATTATACCGGTCCGAGCAAAGAAGTAGTTACAGAAGGCGCAATCCCATCTGCCATCAGAGCGATCCTGCAAACTTCAATCTTGTCAACATAAATCAATTTATTCTCGGTTTACCAGAAATGTTCTAAGCCATGTCAATCCAGAAAAGCTTGCACTTCTTCACTATTAATCCAGGATACAATATATCTTGAATCATGTGAAATTTGGATCACAAGTAAGCAAAAAAGTCCCCCGCCAGAGAGGACCGTATGTGTCTGAATAATGAATCATTTGAATAATAAGATATAAAAGTCATTTGGTTCTTTCTATCGTGGCTGTTCACCATCATGAACTTTTCTTCTTACTTCCCTTCTCTAGCTCAGCTTCAATTCTTTGATTACAGATTGAATTGTTCTTGGATTAGCCGCGCCACTTCTGTTGCACTCTTATGTGTGTTATTGATCCGAATATAATGCTCGTGCGTTATCTCTCCCGGTTCTGAATTCAATCGATGTTTCTCCATGCTCGAAATCAGATCCTGCTCGGACCATTCGATATTACGCTTCGTTGCTTTGTGCAGCAGCCGATGTGGACTCTTGTTACGCTCCAGTCGTTCCGTTGAATCAGCCTCCAGTTCCACATAGCATACCTGTGCACCTCTGGATTCAAACATCTCGCTGATTTGGCGAATGTATGCCCAATCTTCTTGCATATCGAATGCCCACACAAATGTAAAAATCAAACCGGGCAGCTCGCTCTTCGCCACTTCTTCAAAAATCTCCTGACGGAATAGATTAACAAGTCTCTTTCCTTGAGTTGTACCATAACTGAAATAAGGGGACACCAGTTCAATCGTCATATGATTGTGAAACAATTTTAAATCGGTGATCTTCTCCAATTCCTGACCCACCGTCATTTTCCCCACAGCCTGTGGACCAAAAATAATAATGAACTTCATTCCACCACTCCTGACATCAACGATATGTCGTATTCCATTACTTGAATTTTATGGACATTAATCCATAATAACGCCTCTTGGACAAATAAAAAGAGATTTCAAGTCATCCACTGAATGTACAGGGCTTGAAATCTCTTTTTCGGTTTCACTTTATATTCATTATTTCACAGTCCACCCAACATTAACGTCCGATCAGAACCCATCCCCACTTCATTCGTCGGAGTCCCATGGCAATCATCCATGAAAGCAAAATCGCCACAACATAAGAAAGTATAATGCCAAGGCTGAAATGAGGAGCGAACTCCACCGTGAGTTCTCGTCTCCAGAAAAGCAGCACTAACGGATGAATCAAAAAGATACCGAAAGCCACCGTACCCAAAGAGTTCAGAATGCGAGTTGCCCGATTAGATCCATTCTGTTTCCATGCGCCGATTCGTTCACATACGACCAGCAAGAGCAAACAAGCCGAAAGGGTAAATAAATTACGGAAAAGAAACAGCAACGTATAGGTTAGCGCCGGATATGCGGCAAAAGCCGTTTTTACATAAGTATTGCCATAAATAAAGACAGCTCCTCCGCTCAACAATGCAGCAATCAGCGCATAACGGTAGGAGAACAGTTTCTTCAATGCCGTATCAAAGTTCAACCCAATCCAGGCACCGAATCCAATAACGATCAGGTAACTGGGCAGCAAGCTCCCCATCCGAGAGAAATGAAACTGCAAATGCAACGCGTAAAAAGCAGCCTGTGCCGCAATAAAGAACAACGGTACATATTTATTAAATAAACGATAGCGCGTAAGCGATAGAAGCATTGGAAAGACCACATAAAATTGCAAAATAATTAGAAAAAAATATAAGTGTGTGTGCGCTGTACCGGTTAACAATTGCTCTGAAAACTGATCCACATGTACAAAGGGGTTTTTACCTGCAAGCAACTGTTTGATGGTGAAATAAATGATGGACCAGGCCAGGTAAGGCACAAAAATATAAAATAATCGCTTTTTATAAAAAGCGGGCATCCAGCCCTTTTCCTTCATTTTGGAGCTGTAATTGTAGAACAACACCAAGGAAGACAGAAACAGAAATGCCGGGACAGCGAATTGCAGAAAGCTGTTCCAAAAATAATAAAAGTCATGATCCAGCGTATGTTTGGGATAATGTGCAACTGCCGTTGAAGTGGCATGAATGGCGACAACTGCCATGATGGCAAAAGCACGATAGAGATCCAGATACTCAATACGTCGGGGCCGATTAACCGGTTGATTCATAATAAAACCTCACTTATGCCTGATAGGATGATAGTTTCCGGCCGCAATCCAGATTCCAACCTTTATTTTAATCAGCACACGAGGCTATTACAATCATAATCTATATTATTTTTGTGAAAATCCACCAATATTCATCATTATTCGACACGATTGATCCAGAACCGTTCGACTACGTTACCATCTGCTTCTATATAGTCTTCATCCTGGATACCTCCATTACGAAGAATAACTCTTTTGGAGGCCTCATTATGTGCATCACAAACGACCAATACTTTCGTGATTCCGAGTTCTTTCGTAATTTCCAAAGAAAGCTTGAGGATCTCGGAACCATATCCATTCTGTCGCTCCCCTGGACGAATTCCGTAACCGATATGCCCTCCGCTATGGAATAGTTTCTCATTCAACTCATGCCGTACATTTACGGCTCCAACCACTCGATCACTCTCTGTCACGAGCCAGTATGTACTGTCCTGAACCCAGCCTTCCGGGATATCCATGCCTTGTTCACTACGCTGGAGAGATGCTACCATCTCCTCGAAGGGGTAAGGTTCTTTGGCAATCACCCAGGGTACCATCGATTCTCCACTTGCGAGCCAGTCTTGATAAAATGCCAAATACGTTTCCTTATATTCCGCTGAAGGTCTGACCAGTCTAACTTTTTCTTTTCCCATCTGAAGTGCATCCCCCTGACTAATATTGATACTGCGATGCTAATTTACCCTAGTAGACTAATTCACAGTCGTGATGTTCCCATACATCAAACAGGTTACCATCGAGATCCTCGAATGTAAAAAACTTTCCATAAATGCCTTCATCACTGACTTGACCAACGCTGACATGACCAGCAGTGAGTTGAGTATGCAGCTTAACGATATCGTCCGTAAAAAAGGTGATAACCCATCTCTTTTTATGCTTCACTTGAAATACAGCTCTGGAATCATGATCACTTTCAATCAGATCGAGAATCGGTCTATTGTCTCTAAAGAGGCTAATATAGCCTTCTCTGGGTTGCCTAATATTGAATCCAAAATGATTCACAAACCAAGCTGCTGACTTCTCTACATTTGTCACAGGAATGACATTGTAGGCAATACCCAGTATTTTTCCCGTCGTCAATTTTATCCTTCTCCCTTCATTGCATTAATAACTTATGAACCTCATATGGAAGTGAAGAACAGTATCTTTATCTAAGTAAAAAAGAGAACCCGCGTGTGCAGATCCTCTACTTGGGCTCAGTTTTCGCTATTATATTAGTTCACGATCCTGTTTACAGATTCCTCTAATCCATCCAGTTATACTGACTCCACTTGTTGTGCATGCACTTCCTGATCCGCTTCAAGTACCTTGTAAATGAATAGATAGCTCCCTGATCCCAGAACAATTCGTACATCCGATCCCTGAGTTTGAACGTCATGAATATCCGATACTTGGTCCAACGGTTTTCCGTTCTCCAGAACCGTCTGTACCTCTGCTCCAGGAAGAAGGATTGTACCTGTTGTATTGGCAGGAATGGTCACACGAACATCCATCTGGTTGTTCTCACGGCGATACCAGCTTGATGCAACAGGCCCATACATCGTTTCGAGATTCGCTTCCACCCACTCCAGTCCAGGTCCTGGTTTGGGTTCAATGTGCACGATCCGGAAGCCAGGCTGATGTTCATCCGTATTAATCCCCGCAACATAGCGATATAACCACTCGCCAATGGCGCCGTACGCATAATGGTTGAATGAATTCATGTCAGCACTCCACAGACTGCCGTCCTCTCTGATTCCGTCCCAATGCTCCCAAACTGTAGTCGCACCTTGTGTCACTTGATATAACCAGGATGGATAGTCCTCCTGAAAAAGTAGCGTATAGGCCAGATTGTGATGTCCCGTATCACTCAGTACCGGATTCAGGTAAGGTGTTCCCACAAATCCGGTGGTCAGATGGTTCCCTGCGTCCGCAACCAATTTCCCCAATTGATCAATGGTACGATTTCTTGCCTTGGAGTCCAGAAGGTCAAATTGCAGAGCGAGTACATGCGCTGTCTGTGTGGGAACTGCGATTTTGCCCGACGGTGTTACAAATTCATCTTGAAACGCAGCAACGATGTTGTCATGCAATTTATCATAATATGCTGCATCGTCCGCATGCCCCAACACCTCAGCCGCTTTGTGTGTTAATGAAACGGAATATGCATAAAATGCCGTAGCGACATAATCCTTATCCGTAGCACCGATGTAGCTATCCGGCTTGGAGTCCAGACCCAACCAATCTCCGAAATGGAAGCCTGTATTCCACAGGTATGGATTATCCCCTTGAGCATGAATGTAGCTGACCCAGCGTTTCATGCTGTCATACTGCTCAGCCAACAACCTGACATCCCCGTACATCTCATAAATCGTCCAAGGACAGATGACCGCGGCATCACCCCAGGCGGCAGAAGAGTGATTGGTATTTCCCCATCCCTCTGACGTCGAGCTCCTCAGATCAGGAACAAAAAAAGGAATTCCTCCATCTTCCCCCTGGTCAGCTTCCAGGTCCCGCAGCCATTTGGTAAAGAACGGTGCCGTGTTCATCAGATAGGAGGCTGTGCGTACAAACATCTGTGCGTCGCCTGTCCAGCCAAGGCGTTCATCCCGCTGCGGACAGTCGGTCGGGACGTCAAGAAAGTTCCCTTTTTGCCCCCACAATATATTGTGATGAAGCTGATTGACAAGCGGGCTGGAACATGTAAAATTTCCTGTCCGTTCCATATCGGAATGCAGCACCACTCCGGTAAAATCATTTAAATGGACATCATCCGGGAAGCCAATTAGCTTTACATACCGGAACCCCTGAAACGTAAAATGCGGCTCATAGGTTTCGAGTTCACCGCCTTTTAACGTGTAGCGAATACATTGTGTTGCACCACGCAGATTTTCAATATAGAAGTTCCCCTCATGATCCAAAATCTCGGCATGCCGTAACTCAACCGTATGACCCGCTTCACCCTGAATGCTGAATCTAACCCAACCGACCATATTCTGTCCCATGTCGAGCACGCGATCACCTTGCGGGGTTGTTAGTAAAGCAATGGGTTGCAAATGCTCTATTTGGGTAACTGGCACATTCTCCTGGGCAACAATAATGTCTTTGGTGTAATCCAGCACATCCACCGGCGACCAATTCTCTGTAGGTGCATTTGTCCAGTTCGACTCCATTCGGGCATCGTACGTCTCTCCCATATAGATATCAGACATGCGTATAGCACTTGTGGCTACCTTCCAGTCCGGATTTGAGAGAATATGTTCTTCCGAACCATCCGTATAACGAATATGAAGCTCCAGCAGCAAAGCAGAATCCGTTCCAAAGATTTTCTGCTCCTTGTTCCACCCTAAATGTCCTCTGTACCATCCATCCCCGAGATAAGCACCGAGGATGTTCTCACCATTCTGAAGCAGATCCGTGACATCATAGACCTGATATTGCAACCGCTTACCATAACTGGTCCAGCCTGGGGTGAAATAGTCTTGGCCTACTCTTCGATCATTTAAATGCAGCTCATATAACCCAAGTGCCGTCACATATATTTTGGCAGAGGTTACCGACTTATGCAGGTCAAACAACCTGTGAAAGCGAGGGCAGGATACATCGGTCTCCCCATCAAAAGGAGCCTTAATCCAATCTGCCTTCCAGGCATTCCCGCTCCCCATAAGCCCCATCTCAAAGAATGCTGTGTCAGACCAGCTCGATTCATCGCCCGCAACCTCCCAGGCACGAATTCGATAGTAATAGCGGGTTCGTGCGTTGGGCAGCCAATGGTCCAGTTCTACATGAATGGACTGATCGGAGTTCTTTTTGCCGGAATCCCATTCTATCAGCTCAAAACTCTCGGTCAAAGATAATTGAATCTGGTATGCCGATTGTACGCAGTTCCGCCGATCAGACTGCAGCTTCCAGCTTAATCTGGGGGATTTCATGTCCAGTCCAATCGGATTTATTTTATACTCACAACGCAGATGGCTAACGGTCAACATCAGATAAACATCCCTTTCCATCGTGGTTTCCAAAACAGGCTTACGATATAATTATATTGATTCTGGCATTGGAAATACCCGGTAATGAAGACTGTTTAACCCGGTTATTCGGTCATGTAAGCGAGGAGGCTAACCTGTGAATCCATCCATCCAACTTTTCAAGAGTGAATCCTTTTTACAAAATAACCTGAAGCTCTTCGTAAACCGTTGCTCCGAAAATTTCGATCTGCCTTTTCATGCTCACGATTTCGTTGAATATAGCTATGTTGCAGAGGGAAAGGGCTTTCACCATATTGGTGAAGATATTATTCCCGTTCATAAAGGTATGCTTTTTGTGATTCCCGTCGGCGTGCCGCATGTCTTTCGTCCAGCGACTTCGAACGCCTCTGAACATCCGTTGATTCTATATAATTGTCTTTTTAATTCAGAGCTGATTATTACACTGTCAGTCATCATACAGGAACAAGAGATTGGAGATCACCTGAATGACTTGGCTAACAATCAGATTCCTTACGTATCGATTACGGATGCCGGTCTTCGAATGGAGGAGCTTATGGTGAAGCTATACCGCGAATCTTCCGTTCCCAGCATCATCGGATCTTCCACCATGTTATACACACTCGTCAGCCAACTGGTAGTGACAACCTACCGCCAGCTGTATCATGAACTCCATGATGAACAGGAGCGGCCAACCGATTTTGAGCATATCCTCCATTATCTGGACCAACACATTAGTGAACGAATTCGCCTGAATGATCTGGTCCGATTCTCCGGATGGAGTGAAAAGCATATTGGAAGGATGTTTCTTCGCTATACCGGGCAGACGTTTGGTTCGTATCTTCAGCATCTGCGGATACAAAAAGGCTGTGAGCTCTTAAAGAGTTCACAGCAGAAAGTCAGCCTCATTGCGGAACATGTTGGTTACCGGGATGTCGATTCGTTTCACGCTGCATTCAAAAAAATTACGGGTGAGACCCCACTGGTTTACCGCAAAAAATCCAGAGCATAATGCTCTGGACAGTGAGGATCAACTTCTACACATTCACGTCTATACATGCACCGTTTTCAAAAGATCATCTATGTATTCCTTGGCACCTTTCCAGGATGACATTAAGGGAAACTGGTACTGCTCCCGTTCATTCAGATTCCATGGATGAGGGATGCAGATCACTTTTTTGCCATCGTTCAGCGCCGGGATGAGATTATGTGCTCCATCATCAATTAACAGATCGAAGCCGAGCAGATTTTTTCTTTTGCACGTAATAAACTGTTCCGCAGAAATAAAAGGCATATGCCGCTGAAGCCAGTTCCATTTCTCCACAACCGTTCTCGGTTCCGCTGCCGTCACAACAATGACATCATAGGCCTCATTCAACTTCTTCATCTCTTCTACAACATACTCGTCGTACAGTTCCAACTCCTCGAACAGACCCGGCCGACCATAAAATACATCATGGGTGCTGTCCGGATGACGCAAGTGGGATGTATCCCAGTGGATCATATCCTCATAACGTAGCGGATGGGTTGGGAAGTTGATGTTGTTATGATAAATCGCTCGCTGGACCAGATGACATATCGTGTCATCCATATCTACAGCAATAATAGGTTTTCTCATGATTATCCCTCCCCAATACGAACACAGTATATCACCCTAGATGTCATGAAGCTATCCTTTTTACGTTTCACTCAGGTTATGAGGGTAAACTATAAAAAAAGGCACCCCTGTACCGCAGCAAATCGCTGCACCCGGGGCTGCCTTCATGAATTAATTCAGATCTTCGCCATTCGTGGCAATAACCTTTTGATACCAGCCAAAGCTCTTTTTCTTGAAGCGATCCAACGTGCCTTGTCCATTGTCGTCCTGATCCACGTAGATCACGCCATAACGCTTGGACATTTCCGAAGTGGACGCACTGATGATATCAATGGCACCCCAGTTGGTATAACCCATGAGGTCTACCCCATCCATGACCGCTTCTTTCATTTGTGTAATATGTTTTCTCAGATAATCAATCCGATAATCATCGTTAATGGAACCATATGCTTCTACCGTATCTTTGGCACCGAGTCCGTTCTCCACGACAAACAAAGGCAGTTGGTAACGATCATACAGCTCTTTCAATGCCACACGAAGTCCGATCGGATCAAGCTGCCAGCCCCATTCCGTACGCTCGAGGTTCGGGTTCTTGATTGTGCTGTACAGATTGCCGCCCGTTACGCCGTATTCTTCCGGATTTACTGCGGATACCAGGGAAGTATAATAGCTGAAAGAGATGAAATCAACGGTATGCTCACGCAGGACTTGCTCGTCACCCGGTTCCATGGCAATCGTAATTCCGTTCTCTGCCCAGTACCGAGCCATGAACCTTGGATAACTTCCTCGCACCTGTACATCGGTATGCAGCAGGTTCAGCTGGTTATCGATTTGAGCTTGCAATACATCCTCCGGCTTCGACGTTGCAGGGTAATGAATCATACGAGCGAGCATACATCCAATCTGGAAATCAGGGTTAATCTGACGTGCTTTTTCTGTAACCAGACTGCTGGCAACGAATTGGTGATGAAGTGCTTGATAGGAAGCCTGCATCACGTTATCGACACGATCTCCGATAATGCCTCCACCCGTGAATGGCTCAATAATGGTCGTGTTGATCTCATTAAACGTCAGCCAGTATTTCACCTTGTCTTTGTACCGGCTCATTACGGTTTCGGCGTATCTCACAAAGTGTCCAATGACTTCCCGGCCTGCCCAGCCGTTGTACTTCAGTACCAGTGACATCGGCATTTCATAGTGGGAAAGCGTCACGAGAGGTTCGATGTTATACTTGAGCAATTCGTCGAACACTTCATCATAGAAGCGCAGTCCTTCTTCATTCGGTTCTGCATCGTATCCGTTCGGGAAAATGCGCGGCCAGTTGATGGAAAGACGGAATGTCTTGAAGCCCAGCTCGGCGAACAGCGCAATGTCCTCTTTGAAGCGGTGATAAAAATCAATACCGTAACGCTTCGGGTATCCCTCTGCACTGTGGTGAGCCATCGCTTTCTCAACCGTTGCACTGGTCACGTGCATCAGCTCTCTAAGGTTGGTGTAATCTTTCTTCTCAAAATAAGGAACCATATCCGCCGTGGACCATCCTTTGCCCCCTGCATCAAATCCACCTTCAGCCTGGTTGGCAGCAATAGCGCCGCCCCAGAGAAAACCTTCTGGAAACCCTTGTCGATTGATCATGCGTATCTCTCCTCTTCTTATTGATGTCGTCTTTATTTCATCTTTAGACTTTAAATTTCGGCTTTTAATACTTCTTCACCTGTCGTAATTGCACCCAATTTGACAGGCAGAACCTGCTTGTAATCTGTTGTATTCGTAACGACCATCGCCGTTGTAATGTCATATTCCTTGGCGATTTGATCAAGTTCAAATGTTAGCAATTTATCTCCAGCCTGTACACGCGCTCCCGTAGCGACATGGGCTTCAAAATACTGTCCGCGCAGTTTCACCGTGTTGATCCCCACATGGATCAGAAGCTCCATTCCGTTATCACTGCGGACCACGATCGCATGTTTCGTTTTGAACACATTCATGATGGTACCTGTAACTGGTGACATCAGTTCGCCCACCGTTGGAACAAATGCCACACCTTTACCCATCAATTCATCGCCAAACGTTGGATCATTAACTTCTTTAAGTGCGATCGCTTTACCCGTCATCGGTGCAATGGCTACCGCATCACTTGTTGGTGTTGGAGCGCCCATCTCGTCTACGTTCACGGTTGCAGCATTGCTGGAAGGTGCTGCCGCTGGTGCGGTAGAAGCACCTGGTGAGAATTGAGCCAACGCCTCGGCGTCGCCTTCTTCTTCCTTGATCCCGAACACTGTGGACATAATTGCACCTACCACAAAGGCAAGAATCATGCCGCCAAGGGAGTACCAGAAGGTTTGTCCGATCAGGGAAGGCAGACCCGGAAGACCACCGTTACCCGCAAGCACATAAGCTTTGGCTCCAAAAGCAAGAGCGAACCCGCCACCCACTGCACTACCAATCATCGCCGCGGCAAACGGTTTTTTATATTTCATGTTCACGCCGTACATTGCCGGTTCAGTAACCCCCATCAAAGCAGTAAAGCTGGTCGACAATGCAACGGTTTTAAGCTTTTTGTCTTTTGCACGGAAGAATACGCCCAACGTCGCTCCGGCCTGCCCCATATTGGAGATGAACGTCAGCGGCAAGAATTTATCGAAGCCCAGTGTAGCGATATTGCTAAGAATGATTGGTACAAGCGCATAGTGCATTCCTGTCATAATAATGAGCGCCATCGCGCCGCCAAGGACAATACCTGCAATCAACCCGCCTTCATTTAGCAGCCAGTTGATGCCACCTGACAATCCACTACCTACAAATGTACCCAGTGGACCAATTGCAATCAGCGTTACCGGAACCATAACTAGTAAAGTGATCAGTGGCACAAGCAGCAACTTCAGTGCTGCCGGAATCACACGGTCAACCCACTTCTCGACATAGGACATTAACCATACGGCAAGCAAAATCGGAATAACCGATGAGGCATAACTGACAGCTGTTACCGGAATGCCAATAAAGGCAACCGACTCACCGCTGGAGAGCAATGCACTCATATCCGGATACATCAGCGCGGTGCCTAGTGCAATCGCAACAAACGGATTACTGCCGAATTTACGAGCAGCGCTAACTGCGATCAGTAATGGTAGGTAATGGAATACGCCATCACCAATGGCTGAGAGAATGCGATACGTATCGGTTCCAGCGGACATCCATCCTACGGATACGAACAGTGCGAGCAATCCCTTGAGCATACCCGCAGCTGTAATCGCTGGCAGCATGGGTGCAAAGACACCCGCAATCGTCTCAAAAATATTAAGAATCACATTTTTATTTTTTTCCGGTTTAGCCTGTTTGTTTTCTGAACTTTGCTGGATTGCCGGATGTTCCTTCACCATAGCATCGAACACTTTGGACACGTCATTCCCGATAATCACCTGAAATTGATCTCCTGAGATATTCGTTCCCATCACTTTATCCAGTTTCTTGAGTGAGCTATTGTCCACTTTATCGTTATTTTTCAGATCAAATCTCAGTCGTGTGACGCAATGATACACCGAGTTGATATTGTTGGTTCCCCCAACGGCTTTGATGATTTCCTGTGCCGTTTCCTGATGTTTCATAATCGTTTCCTCCTTATTTTTCCAATAAAAAATACCCGAACAAATAGCCACGTCTTCTACGTGTCATTCATCCGGGTATTGCC from Paenibacillus sp. JNUCC-31 includes:
- a CDS encoding beta-glucoside-specific PTS transporter subunit IIABC; its protein translation is MKHQETAQEIIKAVGGTNNINSVYHCVTRLRFDLKNNDKVDNSSLKKLDKVMGTNISGDQFQVIIGNDVSKVFDAMVKEHPAIQQSSENKQAKPEKNKNVILNIFETIAGVFAPMLPAITAAGMLKGLLALFVSVGWMSAGTDTYRILSAIGDGVFHYLPLLIAVSAARKFGSNPFVAIALGTALMYPDMSALLSSGESVAFIGIPVTAVSYASSVIPILLAVWLMSYVEKWVDRVIPAALKLLLVPLITLLVMVPVTLIAIGPLGTFVGSGLSGGINWLLNEGGLIAGIVLGGAMALIIMTGMHYALVPIILSNIATLGFDKFLPLTFISNMGQAGATLGVFFRAKDKKLKTVALSTSFTALMGVTEPAMYGVNMKYKKPFAAAMIGSAVGGGFALAFGAKAYVLAGNGGLPGLPSLIGQTFWYSLGGMILAFVVGAIMSTVFGIKEEEGDAEALAQFSPGASTAPAAAPSSNAATVNVDEMGAPTPTSDAVAIAPMTGKAIALKEVNDPTFGDELMGKGVAFVPTVGELMSPVTGTIMNVFKTKHAIVVRSDNGMELLIHVGINTVKLRGQYFEAHVATGARVQAGDKLLTFELDQIAKEYDITTAMVVTNTTDYKQVLPVKLGAITTGEEVLKAEI
- a CDS encoding alpha-L-rhamnosidase; its protein translation is MLTVSHLRCEYKINPIGLDMKSPRLSWKLQSDRRNCVQSAYQIQLSLTESFELIEWDSGKKNSDQSIHVELDHWLPNARTRYYYRIRAWEVAGDESSWSDTAFFEMGLMGSGNAWKADWIKAPFDGETDVSCPRFHRLFDLHKSVTSAKIYVTALGLYELHLNDRRVGQDYFTPGWTSYGKRLQYQVYDVTDLLQNGENILGAYLGDGWYRGHLGWNKEQKIFGTDSALLLELHIRYTDGSEEHILSNPDWKVATSAIRMSDIYMGETYDARMESNWTNAPTENWSPVDVLDYTKDIIVAQENVPVTQIEHLQPIALLTTPQGDRVLDMGQNMVGWVRFSIQGEAGHTVELRHAEILDHEGNFYIENLRGATQCIRYTLKGGELETYEPHFTFQGFRYVKLIGFPDDVHLNDFTGVVLHSDMERTGNFTCSSPLVNQLHHNILWGQKGNFLDVPTDCPQRDERLGWTGDAQMFVRTASYLMNTAPFFTKWLRDLEADQGEDGGIPFFVPDLRSSTSEGWGNTNHSSAAWGDAAVICPWTIYEMYGDVRLLAEQYDSMKRWVSYIHAQGDNPYLWNTGFHFGDWLGLDSKPDSYIGATDKDYVATAFYAYSVSLTHKAAEVLGHADDAAYYDKLHDNIVAAFQDEFVTPSGKIAVPTQTAHVLALQFDLLDSKARNRTIDQLGKLVADAGNHLTTGFVGTPYLNPVLSDTGHHNLAYTLLFQEDYPSWLYQVTQGATTVWEHWDGIREDGSLWSADMNSFNHYAYGAIGEWLYRYVAGINTDEHQPGFRIVHIEPKPGPGLEWVEANLETMYGPVASSWYRRENNQMDVRVTIPANTTGTILLPGAEVQTVLENGKPLDQVSDIHDVQTQGSDVRIVLGSGSYLFIYKVLEADQEVHAQQVESV
- a CDS encoding AraC family transcriptional regulator — protein: MNPSIQLFKSESFLQNNLKLFVNRCSENFDLPFHAHDFVEYSYVAEGKGFHHIGEDIIPVHKGMLFVIPVGVPHVFRPATSNASEHPLILYNCLFNSELIITLSVIIQEQEIGDHLNDLANNQIPYVSITDAGLRMEELMVKLYRESSVPSIIGSSTMLYTLVSQLVVTTYRQLYHELHDEQERPTDFEHILHYLDQHISERIRLNDLVRFSGWSEKHIGRMFLRYTGQTFGSYLQHLRIQKGCELLKSSQQKVSLIAEHVGYRDVDSFHAAFKKITGETPLVYRKKSRA
- a CDS encoding 5' nucleotidase, NT5C type, producing the protein MRKPIIAVDMDDTICHLVQRAIYHNNINFPTHPLRYEDMIHWDTSHLRHPDSTHDVFYGRPGLFEELELYDEYVVEEMKKLNEAYDVIVVTAAEPRTVVEKWNWLQRHMPFISAEQFITCKRKNLLGFDLLIDDGAHNLIPALNDGKKVICIPHPWNLNEREQYQFPLMSSWKGAKEYIDDLLKTVHV
- a CDS encoding DEAD/DEAH box helicase family protein, whose translation is MKFIIIFGPQAVGKMTVGQELEKITDLKLFHNHMTIELVSPYFSYGTTQGKRLVNLFRQEIFEEVAKSELPGLIFTFVWAFDMQEDWAYIRQISEMFESRGAQVCYVELEADSTERLERNKSPHRLLHKATKRNIEWSEQDLISSMEKHRLNSEPGEITHEHYIRINNTHKSATEVARLIQEQFNL
- a CDS encoding VOC family protein: MTTGKILGIAYNVIPVTNVEKSAAWFVNHFGFNIRQPREGYISLFRDNRPILDLIESDHDSRAVFQVKHKKRWVITFFTDDIVKLHTQLTAGHVSVGQVSDEGIYGKFFTFEDLDGNLFDVWEHHDCELVY
- a CDS encoding acyltransferase codes for the protein MNQPVNRPRRIEYLDLYRAFAIMAVVAIHATSTAVAHYPKHTLDHDFYYFWNSFLQFAVPAFLFLSSLVLFYNYSSKMKEKGWMPAFYKKRLFYIFVPYLAWSIIYFTIKQLLAGKNPFVHVDQFSEQLLTGTAHTHLYFFLIILQFYVVFPMLLSLTRYRLFNKYVPLFFIAAQAAFYALHLQFHFSRMGSLLPSYLIVIGFGAWIGLNFDTALKKLFSYRYALIAALLSGGAVFIYGNTYVKTAFAAYPALTYTLLFLFRNLFTLSACLLLLVVCERIGAWKQNGSNRATRILNSLGTVAFGIFLIHPLVLLFWRRELTVEFAPHFSLGIILSYVVAILLSWMIAMGLRRMKWGWVLIGR
- a CDS encoding glycoside hydrolase family 1 protein, yielding MINRQGFPEGFLWGGAIAANQAEGGFDAGGKGWSTADMVPYFEKKDYTNLRELMHVTSATVEKAMAHHSAEGYPKRYGIDFYHRFKEDIALFAELGFKTFRLSINWPRIFPNGYDAEPNEEGLRFYDEVFDELLKYNIEPLVTLSHYEMPMSLVLKYNGWAGREVIGHFVRYAETVMSRYKDKVKYWLTFNEINTTIIEPFTGGGIIGDRVDNVMQASYQALHHQFVASSLVTEKARQINPDFQIGCMLARMIHYPATSKPEDVLQAQIDNQLNLLHTDVQVRGSYPRFMARYWAENGITIAMEPGDEQVLREHTVDFISFSYYTSLVSAVNPEEYGVTGGNLYSTIKNPNLERTEWGWQLDPIGLRVALKELYDRYQLPLFVVENGLGAKDTVEAYGSINDDYRIDYLRKHITQMKEAVMDGVDLMGYTNWGAIDIISASTSEMSKRYGVIYVDQDDNGQGTLDRFKKKSFGWYQKVIATNGEDLN
- a CDS encoding GNAT family N-acetyltransferase, yielding MGKEKVRLVRPSAEYKETYLAFYQDWLASGESMVPWVIAKEPYPFEEMVASLQRSEQGMDIPEGWVQDSTYWLVTESDRVVGAVNVRHELNEKLFHSGGHIGYGIRPGERQNGYGSEILKLSLEITKELGITKVLVVCDAHNEASKRVILRNGGIQDEDYIEADGNVVERFWINRVE